One genomic region from Cucurbita pepo subsp. pepo cultivar mu-cu-16 unplaced genomic scaffold, ASM280686v2 Cp4.1_scaffold000252, whole genome shotgun sequence encodes:
- the LOC111784636 gene encoding uncharacterized protein LOC111784636: MAASSVCFHSSTNVRGLSVVDRHQIPFRHFDKQVKSPLMVFNSPFHLRFSPSITRPNGSTNSPPTLFLSRTMRIQPKCSSSDAVSSKSPNPFLKPFEFFSFDSLQGTLSRTTPFDVVKWSGVLAISIAAVKSTLNLFFNPFFWMYFSWTWLFWPWIVAFATAAYGLYCLRKHLIGEANIFEQLSIVTSLFTWLTLVPPAYFNGFLEGWPFVFFFVYHYFFFFNVSIRKRLYGDYFVRPHDPKWDVNMPNLHRLLFSVGIMVGHWLAAFEGPELHQVPGGWSNVGIWILILITLLTHYNSSLYLAKYSEKVVVPTAVVQFGPYRWVRHPIYASTMLLFATYCAALRAPGSLLFIVAVCSLYYGQKAKVEEALMVETFGEGYVEYANKVRYKFIPFVY, translated from the coding sequence ATGGCCGCCTCATCCGTGTGCTTTcactcctcaaccaatgtccGCGGTCTATCTGTGGTCGATAGGCACCAAATTCCATTCAGGCATTTCGACAAACAGGTGAAGTCCCCTTTGATGGTTTTCAATTCCCCCTTTCACCTAAGGTTTTCTCCATCGATAACTCGTCCGAATGGTTCTACTAATTCGCCTCCTACCTTGTTTTTGTCGAGAACGATGAGAATCCAGCCCAAGTGCTCATCTTCTGATGCAGTTAGCTCAAAATCCCCGAACCCATTTCTTAAACCCTTCGAATTTTTCTCGTTTGATTCACTGCAAGGTACCCTTTCTCGAACAACCCCTTTTGATGTCGTTAAGTGGTCTGGGGTGCTAGCGATTTCAATTGCAGCTGTAAAATCgactttgaatttgtttttcaatCCCTTCTTCTGGATGTATTTCAGCTGGACTTGGTTGTTCTGGCCCTGGATTGTGGCTTTTGCGACGGCCGCCTACGGATTATACTGCTTGAGAAAGCACCTAATTGGCGAAGCCAACATATTCGAGCAACTTTCTATTGTTACTTCCTTATTCACTTGGCTCACCCTTGTCCCGCCTGCCTATTTCAATGGATTCCTTGAAGGATGGCCTTTCGTGTTCTTCTTTGTGTAtcactatttctttttcttcaatgttaGCATTCGAAAAAGGTTATATGGGGATTACTTTGTTCGTCCTCATGATCCCAAATGGGATGTGAACATGCCGAATTTGCATCGCTTACTGTTCTCTGTGGGTATCATGGTTGGACATTGGCTTGCTGCATTTGAAGGACCAGAGCTTCATCAAGTTCCAGGCGGATGGAGCAATGTGGGCATTTGGATTTTGATACTGATAACTCTTCTAACTCACTACAATTCCTCATTGTATCTTGCAAAGTACTCGGAAAAGGTCGTGGTGCCTACCGCTGTCGTGCAGTTTGGACCCTACCGGTGGGTTCGCCATCCTATATATGCATCCACAATGCTCCTTTTCGCCACTTACTGTGCTGCCCTTCGCGCGCCTGGTAGCCTGCTTTTCATAGTAGCAGTTTGCTCACTATACTATGGCCAGAAAGCAAAAGTAGAAGAAGCTTTGATGGTTGAAACTTTTGGAGAGGGGTATGTAGAATATGCAAACAAAGTTAGGTACAAGTTTATTCCGTTTGTTTATTAG
- the LOC111784650 gene encoding transcription factor PCL1-like: MGPEVKVGDDSGGGDDENGAHERRVLEWEVGLPEADDLTPLSQMLIPPELASAFSISTGPCRTLMDVNRASQDTLSNLRGFQSHAFSSNNFKSFNDDQTRDHDTMVVEGDETTERDAGSDSRKLRKVDCVEEADSALRMDNSMDDPSARASKRPRLVWTPQLHKRFVDVVARLGIKNAVPKTIMQLMNVEGLTRENVASHLQKYRLYLKRMQGSSHEGPSSPDRIFASTPVPQTLHESASSGHASGNGHLPVPTPMPYGPPMMPMPMLGMAVSGHAHSYMGMPVAHPGSAQGYHSFETHPYNMMHQRDWSGNKYGSIVPYPHPHVPPSSNDK, from the coding sequence ATGGGACCGGAGGTGAAGGTCGGCGATGATAGCGGTGGTGGTGACGATGAAAACGGTGCTCATGAGAGGCGGGTACTTGAGTGGGAGGTAGGTTTGCCAGAAGCCGACGATCTAACTCCTCTGTCTCAGATGTTGATACCGCCGGAGCTTGCATCGGCATTTAGTATATCGACAGGGCCGTGTCGGACGTTGATGGATGTTAATCGAGCATCGCAGGATACGCTATCGAATCTTCGTGGATTTCAATCGCATGCGTTTTCGTCGAATAATTTCAAGTCGTTTAATGATGACCAGACTCGGGATCATGATACGATGGTGGTTGAAGGAGATGAGACGACGGAGAGAGATGCGGGTTCGGATTCTAGGAAATTGAGGAAGGTTGATTGTGTGGAGGAGGCTGATTCTGCTCTTCGGATGGATAACTCGATGGATGATCCGTCCGCTCGGGCCTCGAAGAGACCGAGGCTTGTTTGGACGCCGCAATTACACAAGCGATTTGTGGATGTTGTTGCTCGTCTTGGAATTAAGAACGCGGTTCCCAAAACTATTATGCAGTTGATGAACGTGGAGGGATTGACTCGGGAGAATGTTGCGAGCCATCTTCAGAAATACAGGCTTTACTTGAAGAGGATGCAGGGATCTTCCCACGAGGGCCCGTCGTCGCCGGACCGGATTTTCGCGTCCACGCCTGTACCGCAGACCTTGCACGAGTCTGCCAGCAGTGGGCATGCCAGTGGAAATGGGCATTTGCCAGTTCCGACTCCGATGCCGTATGGACCGCCGATGATGCCCATGCCCATGCTTGGCATGGCAGTGTCTGGTCATGCTCACAGTTATATGGGTATGCCTGTCGCTCACCCGGGAAGCGCACAGGGATACCATAGCTTTGAAACGCATCCTTACAATATGATGCATCAGAGAGATTGGTCGGGGAACAAATACGGCTCGATCGTGCCTTACCCTCATCCGCATGTACCTCCTAGTAGTAATGATAAGTGA